The window CTTTACCTCCTTTCCACACGCGTACCTCCTGGGCGTCAGCGTCGACCTCGACATAATCGCCGTCGGCGATAGCCTCGAAGGGGTCATCATCAAGACGGTCGACCATAGTCGCGCCGACCATAACGGCTGAGGATACGATGACTGGTTCGGGTACCCCTATGATTATTGCGGCCGGCAGGTTGTTTCTCACCCACAGCTGGTAGAAGCCGTCTGCCTGGACTACGGAACTCCCTTTGCCGGACTGGAGGACCAGCACCTTGCCGGAGATGCTTTTGCCCTCGATCGCGTGGTTTCTCTCTATGACGGTGCCGGTGGTCGGGTCGGTAAGGTAGAAGCACATCGCGTCTTTAGACACGACCGCCTCTCCCGCTCCTGACCCACGGACTATCGAACGGCACTTGTAAACTTTCTTGTTGTTAGCCATTAGTCAAGCCTCCCCTTCACAGCGGCATCTATACATTCCGACAGCCTGCGGATGGCGAAGGGCTGTCCGCGGCGTTCACGGTAATAGGCGCACTTGGGCGAATCCGTTACGCCGAGCGCACCCTCGAACGATTTCCAGCAGGGTTCATCGATACAGGTGTCTCCCACCATCCGTACACCGAGCAGCTCCAGCCTCTGACGCAGGTGCGAGCGTTCCGCGAGCTCCACTGCTCCCGATTCCGCAAGAATCCAGAAGGCCGTCTCGTTGCAGATATGCCTGCCGGCGAGAAGCCTCTCGACGTCAAGCAGCTGATTGTAGGTGTAATGCGGACAGCCGAGCATGACGAGGTTGATCTTTCCGGTAGCGGGTGTAAGCATATCCTCCCGATCCTTGAGGTCCTTATTCGTGAGCACGCATTCTGCCGATGGGACCTTCCTGCCGCCGAATGCCGCCTCTATGGTCGGAGCCTCCGGGGTGATCCCCACCATGTGATACATCGCGACGGCGCCGCTCGTGGCGGCCTCCGCGCCGAAATAGAGGAAATCCTCCTGAGTCGGGCGGACGGGCTTCTTGAATCTGAGCACGGGGATACGGTTGCCCGCGATCTTTCCCAGGCAATGTCCGAGTATGCCCCAGTCGTAGCAGCTTTCCAGATCGGCCTCGACGTCGACGGCGAAGTCGCCGTATCTGTTTTCGTCGATGTGGAATCCGTAATAAGGAGTCT is drawn from Cloacibacillus porcorum and contains these coding sequences:
- a CDS encoding aconitase X swivel domain-containing protein, which produces MANNKKVYKCRSIVRGSGAGEAVVSKDAMCFYLTDPTTGTVIERNHAIEGKSISGKVLVLQSGKGSSVVQADGFYQLWVRNNLPAAIIIGVPEPVIVSSAVMVGATMVDRLDDDPFEAIADGDYVEVDADAQEVRVWKGGKAAD
- a CDS encoding aconitase X catalytic domain-containing protein; protein product: MYLTDEEKRILDGGEGAGKQKAMEMLYALGLTFDAEKLIPVKRAHVALSGQEGDTYWCELLVNGGATCAVPPTTNPYWDTNYLTKFFDVTKEELELADRTGDAYRRIGAKLTYHCAPGVCSNVPFFGEHVAFSESSATPYVNGALGARSNRESSVSALAAAVIGKTPYYGFHIDENRYGDFAVDVEADLESCYDWGILGHCLGKIAGNRIPVLRFKKPVRPTQEDFLYFGAEAATSGAVAMYHMVGITPEAPTIEAAFGGRKVPSAECVLTNKDLKDREDMLTPATGKINLVMLGCPHYTYNQLLDVERLLAGRHICNETAFWILAESGAVELAERSHLRQRLELLGVRMVGDTCIDEPCWKSFEGALGVTDSPKCAYYRERRGQPFAIRRLSECIDAAVKGRLD